A single Tuberibacillus sp. Marseille-P3662 DNA region contains:
- a CDS encoding cytochrome c biogenesis protein ResB, producing MSQTIHCECGHRNPEGTILCEACGKPLDDSQTKQLLTMRYEGSARRSQTYKKTIIDKVWNTFSSVKVGITLILLILVAIAIGTILPQLQYTPATENTALQYYQEQYGSVGKVYVKLGFHELYKSWWFATLLGLLGTSLIIASIDRFVPLRRALKNQSVTRHERFIKRQRVISQTMVDSDEQREAISNKVKAALKNKRYKITEHNGDLLAEKGRFSRWGPYVNHIGLILILISGMLLLFPGVYVNQSMWVREGEQVAVPATDHQYYIRNHKFIVENYDKNNETYQEAIQKNGGVVKNYQTNVSLYKQEGNYVLGSEPELSKVKDDDIKVNHPLEFGNYKVYQQSYQFPLYKMSFKMVNPDSGKAHGQFTVNLDEPESVYQLKDGYKVKVIKYFPDFYWNQNDEPATRSPVPNNPAFIFKLFAPDKPKGEVNFIGIKKNYDVFGDNKYSIQFVNADTKPMSGLVVHKNLALPLAFVGAIIFLMGVAQGMYWNHRRIWLQHKNGQVWLAALTNKNWMSIKKDINDVTSEADLNPPVDRLDDQESTEEERGSGT from the coding sequence ATGAGTCAGACAATCCATTGTGAATGCGGGCATCGGAATCCTGAGGGGACGATTTTGTGTGAGGCTTGCGGGAAACCGCTAGATGACTCACAAACAAAACAATTACTAACGATGCGATATGAAGGTAGCGCGCGACGATCGCAAACTTATAAGAAAACGATCATTGATAAAGTATGGAATACATTTTCGTCTGTAAAAGTTGGTATTACTTTAATCCTTCTTATTCTAGTTGCGATTGCGATTGGGACGATTTTGCCGCAATTACAATATACGCCAGCCACTGAAAATACCGCTTTACAATACTATCAAGAGCAATATGGATCTGTCGGAAAAGTCTACGTCAAACTTGGTTTTCATGAATTGTACAAATCTTGGTGGTTTGCCACATTATTAGGGTTGCTTGGTACCTCTTTAATTATTGCTAGTATTGATCGCTTCGTTCCGCTAAGGAGAGCACTTAAAAATCAGAGTGTAACCCGGCATGAGCGATTCATTAAACGCCAGCGTGTCATCAGTCAGACGATGGTTGATTCCGATGAACAGCGAGAGGCGATTTCGAATAAAGTTAAGGCGGCCTTAAAGAACAAAAGATATAAGATAACGGAACATAATGGCGATTTGTTAGCAGAAAAAGGGAGATTTTCGAGATGGGGACCTTATGTTAATCATATTGGTCTGATATTGATTTTAATATCCGGCATGCTTCTGCTATTTCCGGGCGTCTATGTCAATCAATCAATGTGGGTCCGCGAAGGGGAACAAGTCGCCGTTCCCGCGACGGATCACCAATATTATATTAGGAACCATAAATTTATCGTAGAAAACTATGATAAGAATAATGAGACATATCAGGAAGCGATTCAGAAAAATGGCGGTGTCGTTAAAAATTATCAAACGAACGTCAGTCTCTATAAGCAAGAAGGGAACTATGTGTTAGGATCAGAGCCTGAACTGTCAAAAGTTAAGGATGATGATATTAAGGTTAATCACCCGCTTGAGTTTGGCAATTATAAAGTTTATCAGCAATCCTATCAATTTCCTTTATATAAGATGTCCTTTAAAATGGTCAACCCTGATTCGGGTAAAGCCCATGGTCAGTTCACTGTTAATTTGGACGAGCCTGAATCTGTTTATCAGCTGAAGGATGGTTACAAGGTCAAAGTTATTAAGTATTTCCCGGATTTTTACTGGAATCAGAACGATGAACCTGCAACCCGATCACCGGTGCCTAATAATCCGGCATTTATTTTTAAACTTTTTGCTCCCGATAAGCCTAAGGGTGAAGTTAATTTTATCGGGATAAAGAAAAACTATGACGTTTTCGGTGATAATAAATATTCCATTCAGTTTGTCAATGCCGATACCAAACCCATGTCCGGTTTAGTTGTCCATAAGAATTTGGCTCTTCCACTTGCCTTTGTGGGCGCGATTATATTTTTAATGGGCGTTGCTCAAGGCATGTATTGGAACCATCGCCGAATTTGGCTCCAACATAAAAATGGTCAAGTATGGTTAGCTGCCTTAACGAACAAAAATTGGATGAGCATCAAAAAAGATATAAACGATGTTACCTCAGAAGCTGACTTAAATCCACCGGTTGATCGGTTAGATGATCAAGAATCAACTGAGGAAGAAAGGGGGAGCGGGACATGA
- a CDS encoding spore maturation protein: MSLITTISVWIVPVLIGVVLLYGTLKKVPTYETFVEGGKEGFNIAVSIIPYLLGMLVAISVFRASGAMDFVIQCIKPVLNIVGVPAEIVPLAVIRPISGNGALAMVSDILETYGPDSFIGRLASTLQGSTDTTLYVITVYFGAVGVKRIGDSLKVGLLADLAGAIAAIAIVTWVFS, from the coding sequence ATGAGTCTTATTACGACGATTTCAGTCTGGATTGTTCCTGTTCTTATCGGCGTTGTGTTGCTCTATGGTACATTAAAAAAAGTACCTACTTATGAAACGTTTGTCGAAGGTGGAAAAGAAGGCTTTAATATAGCGGTTTCGATTATTCCTTATTTGTTAGGGATGCTCGTGGCCATTTCTGTTTTCCGTGCATCAGGTGCAATGGATTTTGTTATTCAATGCATCAAACCTGTCTTAAATATCGTCGGTGTTCCGGCGGAGATTGTCCCATTGGCCGTGATTCGCCCCATATCAGGTAACGGCGCCCTTGCCATGGTGTCAGATATTTTGGAAACATATGGGCCGGATTCATTTATCGGACGTCTGGCGTCAACCTTACAAGGCAGTACCGACACGACCCTATACGTTATTACGGTTTACTTCGGTGCTGTCGGTGTTAAAAGAATTGGCGATTCATTAAAAGTCGGATTATTGGCTGACCTTGCCGGTGCTATTGCGGCGATTGCAATTGTGACATGGGTGTTTAGTTAA
- a CDS encoding ABC transporter substrate-binding protein, with the protein MKSCFRLTVLVLLTLMLVIMTACGNQSKQNQTDQDNGGDQQEQHKEADQAFPVTMKDQTGKQVTLKQAPERIVSLLPSNTEIAFALGLDDQMVGVTNNDTYPKAVKDLPKVGGLKINVEKVVSLNPDLVLAQQINKPKAIKKLRQSGIKVFVVKNPTTLNGIYDSITTIGKLTGMSDQSQHVIEDMKTTISDVKQKVKKADVKKKKIWTEISASPNIYTAGQGTFMNQLIQIIGGNNVASDLQGYPKVTEEAAVKYNPDIIILTYGDQKAVQSVLNREAWQNVGAVKNERVYTINTNLVSRPGPRISKGVVELAKRVYPDAFGQ; encoded by the coding sequence ATGAAATCATGTTTTCGTTTAACAGTTTTAGTTCTACTCACCCTCATGCTGGTTATCATGACGGCATGTGGCAATCAGTCAAAGCAAAATCAAACCGACCAAGATAATGGAGGCGACCAGCAAGAACAACATAAGGAAGCTGATCAGGCTTTCCCGGTAACGATGAAAGATCAGACCGGAAAACAAGTGACGCTCAAACAGGCCCCGGAACGGATCGTATCCTTGCTTCCAAGTAATACGGAAATCGCATTTGCTTTGGGTCTTGATGATCAAATGGTCGGTGTTACCAACAATGATACTTATCCAAAAGCTGTCAAAGATTTACCTAAAGTTGGCGGTTTAAAAATTAATGTTGAAAAGGTTGTTTCGTTAAATCCTGATCTCGTGCTCGCGCAACAGATTAATAAACCTAAGGCCATAAAGAAACTGCGGCAATCGGGTATCAAAGTGTTTGTTGTCAAAAATCCAACAACGCTTAATGGTATCTACGATTCTATAACAACTATCGGCAAGTTAACAGGTATGAGTGATCAAAGTCAGCACGTTATTGAGGATATGAAAACAACGATTTCTGATGTTAAACAAAAGGTAAAGAAAGCTGATGTTAAGAAAAAGAAAATTTGGACAGAAATATCGGCCTCACCCAATATTTATACAGCGGGTCAAGGGACATTTATGAATCAACTTATCCAAATCATCGGAGGAAATAATGTTGCTAGTGATTTGCAAGGTTATCCCAAAGTGACCGAAGAAGCAGCTGTTAAATATAACCCCGATATCATCATATTAACTTATGGTGATCAAAAAGCAGTGCAAAGTGTGTTAAACCGTGAAGCTTGGCAAAATGTCGGCGCGGTTAAGAACGAACGTGTGTACACCATAAATACTAATCTCGTTTCAAGGCCCGGTCCACGGATTTCTAAAGGAGTCGTTGAACTTGCGAAGCGCGTTTATCCGGATGCTTTCGGGCAATAA
- a CDS encoding segregation/condensation protein A: MSLCYNTVSFSRCDKLEYKVKINAFEGPLDLLLHLIKKLEIDIYDIPVATITEQYLEYIHQMQELHLDVASEYLVMAATLVELKSRMLLPQQEELEEEALEDEYAVEEEDPRAELMRRLLDYKRYKKVAEALQDKEVSQSHVYVKPPSDLSEFQHDTDMKPQVTNVSLYDMISSLQHLFRRRKLEAPLQTKVEKQDLPIGTRMKEVIRTLSILQEPQPFAVLFPYPSRSHMVVTFLSLLELMKEGQITCTQKNNFSDIMVQLTEGEDVAYE, from the coding sequence ATGAGCTTATGCTATAATACTGTCAGTTTTAGTAGGTGTGATAAATTGGAGTATAAAGTTAAAATTAATGCCTTTGAAGGGCCGCTGGACTTGCTCTTACATTTAATAAAAAAGTTGGAAATTGATATCTATGATATTCCAGTAGCGACCATTACTGAGCAATATTTAGAGTATATTCATCAAATGCAAGAACTCCATTTGGATGTGGCTAGTGAGTATCTTGTGATGGCTGCGACGCTGGTTGAATTGAAGAGCCGCATGTTGCTACCCCAACAAGAAGAGCTTGAAGAAGAGGCTTTAGAGGATGAATACGCTGTCGAAGAAGAAGATCCCCGTGCAGAACTCATGCGCCGGTTATTGGATTATAAACGATATAAAAAAGTGGCTGAGGCACTGCAAGATAAGGAAGTTAGTCAAAGCCATGTATATGTGAAGCCACCGAGTGACTTAAGTGAGTTTCAGCATGACACCGATATGAAACCACAAGTGACCAATGTCTCCCTTTATGATATGATCTCATCGCTGCAGCATTTGTTTCGGAGACGAAAGCTTGAAGCACCGTTACAAACGAAAGTTGAAAAGCAAGATCTGCCGATTGGGACACGGATGAAAGAAGTTATCCGGACATTAAGCATACTTCAGGAGCCTCAGCCATTTGCCGTGCTGTTTCCTTATCCAAGCCGTTCGCATATGGTTGTGACATTTTTATCTCTTTTGGAATTGATGAAGGAGGGGCAAATTACCTGCACACAAAAAAATAATTTTTCCGACATTATGGTACAGTTGACCGAAGGAGAAGACGTTGCCTATGAATAA
- a CDS encoding D-alanyl-D-alanine carboxypeptidase family protein: MSKKVLLIVLIMLLVISSTPIEVSANKGNKNISVSGRAAILMDQTSGRVLFSKNIHKQMRIASITKVMTAILAIESGKMDEMVKVSDNAYGTEGSSLYLKKGEKIKLKDLVYGLMLKSGNDAAVAIAEKVGGSVQGFVHLMNKKARELGMFDSHFANPNGLDTQEDHYSTAYDMAILTKYAMSNKTFRRIFKTKHYKAPNPNDKWDRSWKNKNKLLFNYDYSTGGKTGYTKRAGRTLISTATKDDMDLVVVTLDDGNDWEDHRNLFNWGFKTYDMVTIVEKGKISGIEKQAYKDRLYTHRSLVYPLTDKENENLSTHLKLYKFDEASKWPEHEPIGYLNVESGDEALTRMPLFMEQVEQDESGGFWSLFKKLFTSSLGWIGS, encoded by the coding sequence GTGAGCAAAAAAGTTTTATTGATTGTATTGATCATGCTATTGGTTATATCGAGCACCCCTATTGAAGTTTCTGCGAACAAAGGGAACAAGAATATAAGCGTGTCAGGACGAGCGGCGATCTTAATGGATCAAACCTCGGGCCGGGTTCTTTTTTCTAAAAATATACATAAACAAATGAGGATTGCAAGTATTACCAAAGTCATGACAGCAATCTTGGCGATTGAATCAGGCAAAATGGATGAGATGGTTAAGGTTAGTGATAACGCGTACGGGACCGAGGGATCATCTCTCTATCTGAAAAAGGGTGAGAAAATTAAGCTCAAGGATCTTGTTTACGGTTTGATGCTAAAATCAGGAAATGATGCGGCCGTGGCGATAGCTGAAAAAGTCGGTGGTAGTGTCCAAGGTTTTGTTCACTTAATGAATAAAAAGGCGCGGGAATTAGGAATGTTCGACTCACACTTCGCTAATCCCAATGGTTTAGACACTCAAGAAGATCACTACTCAACTGCCTATGATATGGCCATTTTAACAAAGTATGCAATGTCCAATAAAACGTTTCGAAGGATTTTTAAAACGAAACATTATAAGGCGCCTAACCCGAATGATAAATGGGATCGGAGCTGGAAGAATAAGAACAAGCTATTGTTCAATTATGACTATTCTACAGGGGGGAAGACGGGGTATACCAAAAGAGCCGGAAGAACATTGATATCGACAGCGACAAAAGATGATATGGACCTTGTGGTCGTTACACTCGATGACGGCAATGACTGGGAAGATCACAGAAATCTGTTTAACTGGGGCTTTAAGACCTATGATATGGTTACGATTGTAGAAAAGGGTAAGATTTCAGGCATTGAGAAACAAGCTTATAAAGACCGTCTCTATACGCATAGATCGTTGGTTTATCCGTTAACCGATAAAGAAAACGAGAACCTTTCCACTCATCTAAAGTTATATAAATTTGATGAGGCGTCGAAATGGCCGGAACACGAACCAATTGGTTATCTTAATGTAGAGAGTGGTGATGAAGCACTTACGCGTATGCCGTTATTTATGGAACAAGTGGAACAGGATGAAAGCGGCGGATTTTGGTCTTTGTTTAAAAAGCTATTTACCAGCAGCTTAGGATGGATAGGGTCATGA
- a CDS encoding response regulator transcription factor gives MSEEQQTVLVVDDEERIRRLLKMYLEREGYGVEEVDNGEDALELAINNDYDLVVLDLMLPGMDGEEVCAKLREQKATPVLMLTAKGEETNRVQGFEVGADDYVVKPFSPREVILRVKALLRRSSTTKFLETETKTKEVLVFPHITIDHDAHRVTVDNQYVNLTPKEYELLYYLANAPDKVFSREDLLRDVWNYEFFGDLRTVDTHVKRLREKLNNISEEAADIIVTVWGVGYKFEVGNS, from the coding sequence GTGAGCGAAGAACAACAAACGGTACTTGTTGTGGATGATGAAGAGCGGATTCGTCGCTTACTAAAAATGTACTTAGAACGTGAAGGTTACGGGGTTGAAGAAGTTGATAACGGTGAAGATGCGCTTGAGTTAGCGATTAACAATGACTATGATTTAGTTGTCCTTGACCTCATGCTACCAGGAATGGATGGGGAGGAAGTTTGCGCCAAGCTTCGCGAGCAAAAAGCGACGCCCGTATTAATGCTAACAGCGAAAGGTGAAGAGACGAATCGTGTCCAGGGATTTGAGGTTGGTGCTGACGATTATGTCGTCAAACCTTTCAGTCCGCGCGAGGTTATCCTTAGGGTTAAAGCATTACTCCGCCGTTCTTCAACGACGAAGTTTCTAGAAACAGAAACTAAAACAAAAGAAGTTTTGGTCTTTCCGCATATAACCATTGATCACGATGCTCATCGCGTCACAGTTGACAATCAATACGTTAATTTAACCCCTAAAGAGTACGAATTACTTTATTATCTTGCCAATGCTCCAGACAAAGTTTTTTCGCGGGAAGATTTGCTACGCGATGTTTGGAATTATGAGTTTTTTGGAGATCTGCGAACCGTTGATACGCATGTTAAACGATTACGTGAGAAACTCAATAACATATCGGAGGAAGCAGCGGATATCATTGTCACGGTTTGGGGCGTTGGTTATAAATTTGAGGTAGGTAACAGCTGA
- a CDS encoding pseudouridine synthase yields MERLQKMIAKAGIASRRKAEQLITDGQVTVNGRTVTELGTKVAETDKIEVNGVPVEKEEPVYLLFYKPTSVISSVKDDRDRKVVTDYLPEIDERVFPIGRLDYDTSGVLLLTNDGDFANKMMHPSYKVEKEYIAKIKGIPSKEDIRKLQKGVKLEDGVTAPAKVKLLSSDKQKQTAIIQIIIAEGKNRQVRRMFAVLGYDVIKLKRERYGSLTLGSLNAGDYRMLKPYEIKQLYQLAVT; encoded by the coding sequence ATGGAACGCTTGCAAAAAATGATTGCGAAAGCAGGAATTGCATCAAGACGAAAAGCTGAACAACTAATTACAGATGGACAGGTCACTGTCAATGGTAGGACCGTGACTGAATTAGGTACAAAGGTCGCCGAAACAGATAAAATCGAAGTGAATGGCGTCCCAGTTGAAAAGGAAGAACCGGTGTATTTGCTTTTCTATAAACCAACAAGTGTGATTTCCAGTGTAAAAGATGATCGGGATCGAAAAGTTGTGACCGACTATCTTCCTGAGATTGACGAACGCGTCTTCCCGATTGGTCGATTAGATTACGATACATCAGGGGTATTATTGTTAACAAATGACGGTGATTTTGCTAATAAGATGATGCATCCAAGCTATAAGGTAGAAAAAGAGTATATTGCTAAAATTAAAGGCATTCCGTCAAAAGAAGACATTCGTAAATTACAGAAAGGTGTTAAATTGGAGGATGGGGTCACGGCGCCTGCTAAGGTTAAACTGCTGTCATCAGATAAGCAAAAACAGACTGCAATCATCCAGATCATCATTGCAGAAGGAAAAAACCGTCAAGTTCGGCGGATGTTTGCGGTGCTGGGCTATGACGTTATCAAATTAAAACGCGAACGCTATGGGTCATTGACTCTAGGATCACTTAATGCTGGTGATTACCGAATGTTAAAGCCTTATGAAATCAAGCAACTTTACCAACTAGCTGTCACATAA
- the ccsB gene encoding c-type cytochrome biogenesis protein CcsB translates to MTLVESSSILLLISFILYTIGTIVFTVAVTGKNFKKKGQTTPADRLGRRGYIITIIGFLTQVGFFVLRWIASHHIPVSNLFEFVTFFSMTLILGFIIIYGMYKNNSLGVIALPIAVIIIAYASVFPSEVQPLIPALQSYWLYIHVTTVALGEGILSVSFIAGLIYLIRVIDQSHRSKKTFWLEFIMYTILCTLAFVIISFTFKQMNYDVAFNWVNEKDVQAELHYHMPAIAGPDGGEMIDEGFGPLFEAPSWMNGANAPRKLNTMLWSILGGLVLYGLLRLAIRQRLSRPLNRLLSQVNAPLMDEISYRAIAIGFPVFSLGGLLFAAIWAQEAWGRFWGWDPKEVWALITFLFYAAYLHFRLSRGWSGEKAAWLSVIGFVVIMFNLVFVNLVIAGLHSYA, encoded by the coding sequence ATGACTCTCGTAGAAAGCAGCAGCATCTTGTTACTCATATCATTTATTTTATATACGATTGGAACGATTGTTTTTACTGTTGCAGTGACTGGGAAAAATTTTAAGAAAAAAGGGCAAACAACGCCTGCTGATCGATTAGGGCGGCGCGGTTATATTATAACAATCATTGGTTTTCTTACACAGGTTGGTTTTTTTGTCCTTCGGTGGATTGCTAGTCATCACATTCCTGTCAGTAATTTATTTGAATTTGTGACGTTCTTCTCAATGACGCTTATTCTTGGTTTTATTATCATTTATGGTATGTACAAAAATAACAGTCTTGGTGTGATTGCTTTACCGATTGCTGTGATTATTATTGCTTATGCCAGTGTCTTTCCATCCGAAGTTCAACCACTTATTCCGGCCTTGCAGAGCTATTGGTTATATATTCATGTGACCACAGTGGCGCTTGGTGAAGGCATCTTATCTGTGAGTTTTATTGCAGGATTAATTTATCTCATCCGGGTGATTGATCAAAGTCACCGGTCAAAGAAAACTTTCTGGCTGGAATTTATTATGTATACGATTCTGTGTACTTTAGCTTTTGTTATTATTTCCTTTACCTTTAAGCAAATGAATTATGATGTGGCATTTAATTGGGTTAATGAAAAAGATGTTCAAGCTGAACTTCACTATCATATGCCAGCTATCGCTGGACCCGATGGGGGAGAGATGATTGATGAAGGATTCGGGCCGCTATTTGAAGCGCCGTCATGGATGAATGGTGCCAATGCGCCGAGGAAACTCAATACAATGCTTTGGTCCATTCTAGGGGGCTTGGTCTTGTATGGATTATTGCGCCTTGCTATTCGACAGCGTTTAAGCCGGCCGCTGAATCGTTTGTTAAGTCAAGTTAATGCACCATTAATGGATGAAATCAGCTATCGAGCCATTGCGATAGGATTCCCCGTATTTTCATTAGGTGGTCTATTGTTTGCAGCGATTTGGGCTCAAGAAGCTTGGGGACGCTTTTGGGGTTGGGATCCTAAAGAAGTATGGGCCTTAATCACGTTCTTGTTTTATGCTGCATATTTGCACTTCCGTCTATCACGAGGTTGGAGTGGTGAGAAAGCGGCATGGCTCAGCGTTATAGGTTTCGTCGTTATCATGTTCAATCTCGTGTTTGTGAATCTAGTTATTGCTGGACTTCACTCTTATGCTTAA
- a CDS encoding ATP-binding protein: MMFWKSVVVKLWGTILLLVSVVLFFLTFLLLQLFENFHVNEVEDQMEGIGVKVNEIVSDHQKTGSALEAVSQITDAYSARAIVLNRDGAYWISPAKNNLPKLPKPAITDDPKLSDVLTEQETVSKKGDFSFEIDGQAQHNRILIVGVPIETFDGEPGAVYVYQSLDVIEETTDNAKKIIYIGAGIAIILTTIFAFFLSTRITSPLRNMRQAALEVAEGKFDTHVPVLTKDEIGELATAFNKMGTQLTANITALNQEKEQLSGILSSMADGVMTLNEKGEMLITNPPAEQFLASWMYEKNVFDRDDKPLPEPVKTLFQEVTRTEKEQVTEVTYQGRSWVLLMTPLYNQTEVRGAVAVLRDMTEERRLDQLRKGFIANVSHELRTPISMLQGYSEAIVDDVAGSEEEEKEIARIIYEESLRMGRLVNELLDLARLETGHFQLNTTDIRMNEFSERVVSKFKTMARDEGIQLLYDGLKHDDIMLTIDPDRIEQVVTNLIDNAIRHSKAGGYVKVQAREQHDHIRISITDTGSGIPKEDLPFVFERFYKADKARTRGKSGTGLGLAIAKNIVEAHGGQISVHSKVEKGTTFAFTLPRG; the protein is encoded by the coding sequence CTGATGTTTTGGAAAAGCGTTGTTGTTAAACTATGGGGCACCATTTTGTTATTGGTGTCCGTTGTTTTATTTTTCTTAACGTTTCTCTTATTGCAGTTGTTTGAGAACTTTCACGTCAATGAAGTTGAGGATCAGATGGAAGGAATTGGTGTGAAGGTTAATGAAATTGTTTCAGATCACCAAAAGACAGGTTCTGCTTTAGAGGCGGTGTCACAAATCACCGATGCTTATTCGGCCCGTGCCATCGTTCTTAATCGTGACGGTGCCTATTGGATTTCACCTGCTAAGAATAACCTTCCAAAATTACCGAAACCTGCGATTACCGACGATCCGAAATTATCTGATGTGCTAACAGAACAAGAAACAGTTTCGAAAAAAGGGGACTTTTCGTTTGAAATAGATGGTCAAGCCCAGCATAACCGCATTTTAATCGTTGGCGTTCCGATTGAAACATTTGACGGAGAGCCTGGTGCAGTGTATGTCTATCAATCCTTGGATGTAATAGAGGAGACAACTGATAATGCTAAGAAAATCATCTATATTGGTGCTGGCATTGCCATTATTTTGACAACGATTTTTGCCTTCTTTCTATCAACCCGGATTACATCTCCACTTAGGAACATGCGTCAAGCAGCTCTAGAGGTAGCTGAAGGTAAATTTGATACCCATGTACCGGTTCTGACTAAGGATGAAATTGGTGAATTAGCGACTGCTTTTAACAAAATGGGAACTCAGTTGACCGCAAATATTACGGCGCTGAATCAAGAAAAGGAACAATTATCAGGGATTCTTAGCAGTATGGCCGACGGCGTGATGACGTTAAACGAGAAGGGTGAAATGCTAATCACGAATCCTCCGGCTGAACAATTTCTTGCTTCTTGGATGTATGAGAAAAATGTTTTTGATAGGGACGACAAGCCCTTACCTGAGCCGGTTAAAACGTTGTTCCAAGAAGTTACGCGTACGGAAAAGGAACAAGTAACAGAGGTAACTTACCAGGGCCGTAGTTGGGTGCTCCTAATGACACCTCTCTATAATCAGACGGAAGTTCGTGGTGCTGTAGCCGTATTGCGTGATATGACAGAAGAACGCCGGCTCGATCAATTAAGAAAGGGATTTATCGCGAATGTATCCCATGAACTACGTACACCCATATCAATGCTGCAAGGATATAGTGAAGCGATTGTTGATGATGTTGCCGGTTCTGAAGAGGAAGAGAAGGAAATTGCTCGCATCATTTATGAAGAGTCGTTGCGAATGGGGAGGCTTGTGAATGAGCTTCTTGATTTAGCGCGTCTTGAAACAGGTCATTTTCAGCTGAATACAACGGACATTCGTATGAATGAGTTCTCTGAACGAGTCGTTAGTAAATTTAAAACCATGGCCCGAGATGAAGGCATTCAATTGCTCTATGATGGCCTGAAACATGATGATATCATGTTAACAATAGACCCTGACCGTATCGAACAAGTCGTGACGAATCTCATTGACAATGCCATTCGCCATAGCAAGGCGGGGGGCTATGTTAAAGTTCAGGCACGTGAGCAGCATGACCATATCCGCATAAGTATTACGGATACGGGATCAGGTATTCCAAAAGAAGATTTACCGTTTGTGTTTGAACGATTTTATAAAGCCGATAAAGCACGAACGCGCGGTAAGTCAGGAACAGGTCTCGGACTGGCCATCGCAAAGAATATTGTTGAAGCTCACGGCGGTCAAATATCGGTGCATAGTAAAGTTGAGAAAGGAACGACGTTTGCTTTTACGTTGCCTCGTGGATAA
- the scpB gene encoding SMC-Scp complex subunit ScpB: MNNEKLAALEAMLYLAGNDGLTEQQIQTALAEDDVEHVIQAFNDLLNRDDRGLELQEIAGTYQLITKTQLSPYIEKMVQAPRPSTLSQAALETLAIIAYNQPISRAEVEEIRGVKSEKAIHTLVSRDLVKEVGRAEGTGRAILYGVTDEFLTYFGLRSLDDLPPMPSDETLDNEHDSDLFFEKFQQTIDDL; encoded by the coding sequence ATGAATAATGAGAAACTGGCAGCATTAGAAGCCATGCTTTATTTGGCCGGCAATGATGGATTGACAGAGCAACAAATTCAGACAGCCTTAGCTGAAGATGATGTTGAGCACGTCATTCAAGCATTCAATGATTTATTAAACCGTGATGATCGTGGTTTGGAACTTCAAGAAATTGCCGGGACTTATCAATTAATCACGAAAACGCAACTTTCCCCTTACATAGAAAAGATGGTACAGGCCCCGCGGCCGTCAACATTGTCACAGGCCGCATTAGAAACATTAGCTATTATCGCTTATAACCAACCGATTTCCCGGGCGGAAGTGGAAGAAATTCGAGGTGTCAAAAGTGAGAAAGCCATTCATACGTTAGTTTCCCGTGACTTGGTTAAGGAAGTCGGGCGTGCAGAAGGAACAGGACGTGCGATATTATACGGGGTAACGGATGAGTTCTTAACTTATTTTGGGCTAAGATCGCTTGACGACTTACCGCCGATGCCCTCAGATGAGACGTTGGATAATGAACATGATTCTGATTTGTTTTTTGAAAAATTCCAGCAAACAATTGATGATTTATAA
- a CDS encoding nucleoside recognition domain-containing protein, with protein sequence MINLIWISLFLIGISYAAVHGTMDEVNQAIFTSADEAVTICIGLVSILVFWLGLMKIAEQSGLLERLAKLFKPIIKRLFPDVPEDHPAMGYILSNTVANIFGLGNAATPMGIKAMEQLKQLNDGRPEASRSMITLLALNTSSLTIIPTTIIAIRMKFESVHPTEIVGTTIAATACSTAAAIMIDRIFYYRRKRKGRE encoded by the coding sequence ATGATTAATCTAATATGGATCAGCCTGTTTTTAATAGGGATCAGCTATGCTGCCGTTCATGGTACTATGGATGAAGTCAATCAAGCGATCTTCACTTCGGCTGACGAAGCCGTAACAATCTGTATCGGTTTAGTGAGTATTCTTGTGTTTTGGCTAGGTCTTATGAAGATCGCAGAACAGTCGGGCCTGTTAGAGAGACTAGCCAAATTATTCAAACCGATAATAAAACGATTGTTTCCGGATGTCCCCGAGGACCATCCCGCAATGGGCTATATTTTATCAAACACGGTCGCGAATATCTTTGGCCTCGGTAATGCTGCAACGCCTATGGGGATCAAGGCGATGGAACAACTCAAACAATTAAACGATGGGCGTCCGGAAGCGAGCCGTTCAATGATTACCCTACTTGCATTGAACACATCTAGTTTAACGATTATACCTACAACGATTATTGCGATTAGGATGAAATTTGAATCCGTTCATCCTACAGAAATTGTAGGAACAACGATAGCGGCAACGGCTTGCTCAACAGCCGCAGCGATTATGATTGATCGTATTTTCTATTACCGGCGGAAGCGAAAAGGAAGGGAATAG